A window of Patescibacteria group bacterium contains these coding sequences:
- a CDS encoding phosphoribosyl-ATP pyrophosphohydrolase encodes MRYDKLVRDKMPERIRAKGEACSFHVADDAEYWQKLKAKMAEEMGEFVRDESADEVADILEVLDAIIAYKKFDRAEIEAIKKRKFDERGGFEGRIILDES; translated from the coding sequence ATGAGATACGACAAGCTGGTGCGCGACAAGATGCCGGAGCGCATCAGGGCGAAAGGGGAGGCATGCTCGTTTCATGTCGCGGACGACGCGGAGTACTGGCAAAAGCTGAAGGCCAAGATGGCCGAGGAGATGGGCGAATTCGTGCGCGACGAGAGCGCGGACGAGGTGGCGGACATCCTGGAGGTGCTTGACGCCATCATCGCGTACAAGAAGTTCGACCGCGCCGAGATCGAGGCGATCAAGAAGCGAAAATTCGACGAGCGCGGCGGATTCGAGGGACGCATCATCCTGGACGAGTCGTGA
- a CDS encoding HD domain-containing protein, which yields MPSEKKAALARRRAEDRAALERGDHVAFDKEDMPRLPASVTRSLEEHAFVLVPAEDGAAQEAVREFFRRYGPALDDLEDCPAVNRLCGLFQLGIKRDPSQDAVLLQPGKAAARVKTAPFVHDRLTHSKQVAAHMVALGCTLGEPPDRLVDAALGSLLHDTGHCAFSHDGDQLLVARGRPDHEMRGQRLVLDDPDIRESLALAGARPDAVVAVMREQGRYGQMQKLMDTLAYVTLDAEMAGAPLPEGFGSAVLRSICGVDEHGFAVRHPLALMDVLTFRARLSKAIYYAWYNRVAVAMLQKVLGTLLDAGRLPLERLERGSDQEIEMRTTLALGSSGASEEAWLQSANAVSYGFWEEFERHWERLEFADGDAAAGWLSGLSPSRAASGVLCPPYDYTKKAFLARTSLAVEPRRLQASPDIMDSIDRQWIACAYKQG from the coding sequence ATGCCAAGCGAGAAGAAGGCCGCGCTCGCTCGGCGGCGGGCCGAGGATCGGGCGGCGCTCGAAAGAGGCGACCATGTCGCGTTCGACAAGGAAGACATGCCGCGGCTGCCGGCATCCGTGACGCGTTCCTTGGAGGAACATGCGTTCGTGCTCGTGCCGGCGGAGGACGGCGCGGCGCAGGAGGCCGTGAGGGAGTTCTTTCGCCGATACGGTCCGGCGCTCGACGACCTGGAGGACTGTCCGGCCGTGAACCGGCTGTGCGGGCTCTTCCAGCTCGGGATCAAGCGCGACCCGTCGCAGGACGCGGTGCTGCTGCAGCCCGGGAAGGCGGCCGCGCGCGTGAAGACGGCGCCGTTCGTCCATGACCGCCTGACGCACTCGAAGCAGGTGGCCGCGCACATGGTGGCGCTCGGCTGCACGCTTGGGGAACCGCCGGATCGGCTCGTGGACGCCGCGCTGGGCTCGCTCCTGCATGACACCGGCCACTGCGCGTTCAGCCATGACGGCGACCAGCTGCTGGTCGCGCGCGGCCGGCCCGACCACGAGATGCGCGGACAGCGGCTCGTCCTCGACGACCCGGACATCCGTGAATCGCTCGCGCTCGCCGGGGCAAGACCGGACGCGGTGGTGGCCGTGATGCGGGAACAGGGCCGATACGGGCAGATGCAGAAGCTGATGGATACGCTGGCCTACGTGACGCTCGACGCGGAAATGGCCGGCGCGCCGCTCCCGGAGGGGTTCGGCAGCGCCGTGCTCCGCTCCATTTGCGGCGTGGACGAACACGGGTTCGCGGTGCGCCATCCGCTGGCGCTCATGGACGTGCTGACGTTTCGCGCCAGGCTTTCCAAGGCGATCTACTACGCCTGGTACAACCGCGTGGCCGTGGCCATGCTGCAGAAGGTCCTCGGGACGCTGCTCGACGCCGGACGGCTCCCGCTCGAGCGGCTTGAGCGGGGAAGCGACCAGGAGATCGAAATGCGGACGACGCTCGCCTTGGGCAGTTCCGGCGCATCGGAGGAGGCGTGGCTGCAGAGCGCCAACGCGGTGAGCTACGGGTTCTGGGAGGAGTTCGAACGGCATTGGGAACGGCTCGAGTTCGCGGACGGGGACGCGGCCGCAGGGTGGCTCTCCGGCCTCAGCCCCTCCCGCGCGGCCTCCGGCGTCCTGTGCCCGCCGTACGATTACACGAAGAAGGCGTTCCTAGCACGCACGAGCCTTGCGGTCGAGCCTCGGCGCCTGCAGGCCTCACCGGACATCATGGATTCGATCGACCGCCAGTGGATCGCCTGCGCATACAAGCAAGGCTGA
- a CDS encoding DUF1653 domain-containing protein: MTEPGKYRHYKGNEYEVIGLARHSETLDNMVVYRALYGSGELWVRPRAMFEEEVEAGGVRQPRFKRV, encoded by the coding sequence ATGACCGAACCGGGGAAGTACCGCCACTACAAGGGGAACGAGTACGAGGTAATCGGGCTCGCCAGGCATTCGGAAACGCTCGATAATATGGTCGTGTACCGTGCCTTGTACGGCTCCGGGGAGCTCTGGGTCCGCCCCAGGGCGATGTTTGAGGAGGAGGTCGAAGCGGGCGGCGTTCGCCAGCCGAGGTTCAAGCGGGTATGA